The DNA window AAATATTGGATATTCCAGCAGAACTTGTACCTACCATGATCGTACCGTTGGGGTACCCTGCAGATGAGCAGATGCCTAAGATGAGATTTTCAAAGGAAGACATCTACTTCTAAATAAAAATAGTTATTTGGAAGATTCCCTACTTTTTTTTTACAGTAATTTCTATCTAAATGATTTTGGTACCAACAATTTTTTTAATCAATTAAATGCCATACAATTTCCTGAAATTTATTAAGTGGGGGCTAGTTCGTGAATGTGGGATTTTATAATTATTATGAAAATTGTAACAAAAACAGAATGTTCGAAGATCCATCTGCACACACAGTTGGAGACAATTTAACCTATCCATTTGTACATCTTTTTAAAACAGCTCAGGATGCTGGTATAAATATATCTACCATTGATACCAATCCCCTTGAAAGTTACGACAAGATATTTTTCTTTGATTTCCCAAAGGAGGACAACATATATTTTAAACAGCTTGTAGAAGTTGGGCATGATAATTTGTACTTGTTTATTTATGAATCTGAAATTGTAATGCCAAACAACTGGGATAAATCTAACTACAAATATTTCAAGAAAGTTTTCACCTGGAACTATGAAATGGTTGATGACAAGAAGATATTCCAGTACTACTTTCCAATAAAGGTTTTAAAAACCAACGATTTCGATGTGAATAAGAAGAACAAGTTGTGTGCCATGGTTGCTTCTAACAAATTTAATTATCATCCATTGGAATTGTATTCAGCAAGGTTGGAAGCTCTGCGTTGGTTTGAAAGGTATCATCCTGAAGACTTTGATCTCTATGGTTATGGTTGGGAAGAACAGGCAAAGGAAACACTTTCCACCCACTGGTCAACAGAGGAAGGTATCAAACGAAGAAATGCCAGACCAAAGGAAGATCCATACATTTCCTACAGGGGTTCTGTTGATTCTAAGATTGAAACCCTTAAGAATTACAAATTTTCCATTTGCTATGAGAATGCAAGGGACATTCCAGGGTACTTGACAGAAAAGATTTTCGACTCATTTTTTGCAGGTTGCATACCAATTTACTGGGGAGAACCCAACATCAAAGATTTCATTCCAACTGAAACCTTCATAGATAAACGAGATTTTGATTCCTACCCTGAACTCTATGATCATATCAAAAATATGTCCAATGAGGAGTATATGAATCGTATCAGTGCAATTAAAGAATTTGTTTTAAGCGATGGAATATACCCCTACGGTGAAGAAAATTTCACCAGGATCGTAATGAACGAGATACAAAGCAAAGAGGATCAAGAAAGTTCCACATCCCTTGTTAACCAGCTTATAAAAATATTCAAGAGAACATGAACTCCTCTAACCTTACCCTGGGATAAACATTCTGGGAATCAGAGTTGGATCACATAATATATTCATGAATAACAAATAGAAGGTTATTTAGTAGCTGTTGGGGGTTCAGATGTGTTGAAGAAAATGTTAAAGGATCAGTTGAGGAAAACAGGAATGGTTCGGAGTTTGGAAATTGAAAACCAGAATTTAAATTCCCAGTTGAAGAACCTTGAAACTGAGAATGAAGATCTCGTTAAAGAGAATGGCATCCTAGTGGAAAAACTTAAAATTTTAGAAAACTTGGAAAACCGTACTCTATCAACTGATTGTGTAAGGGGTGTGAGTTCAGATGCAGGTAAAGCCGCTGTTTTGAAGTACATACTTGAACATGTTAAGAAGGATGCTACAATTTTAGATTTGGGGTTTGGTTCAGGGATCTACGGTAAAATTCTCAGGGCATTTGACTACCAAACCATAGACGGTGTTGATGTTTACAACAAAAACATCCAAGAAATGGGACTAGATAGGATCTATGATGGAATATTTGTTTCCAACATAGTTGATTTTGATTTTGAACACTACGATCTGATAATTTTTGGAGATGTACTCGAACACATCGAACTTGAAGCTGCAAAGGATCTTCTATCAGGCTACATAAAAGATAATAAATGTGAACATATATTGGTTTCAATTCCCTACGAATACGAGCAGGAAGAAGTCTATGGAAATCAGTACGAAAAACATCTACAGCCCATGGCAAACAGGGAATTTATGGAAGAACAATACCCCTACTTGAAACTTGTTGACGAAGCAATCATGCCACACAACGGTGGAACCATAGCAACCTACATCTGGAGTAGGAATTAATTGTAAAAATAGGCCAATTCCCGAATCTAAGCTATAAATTCAAAACACGAGTTCGTTCATTTGAACACAGTTGGTAATTGGTATGGTTTAAGATATTAGGTTTTATGTAAACTGTGTTGAGTAACTGATGCCCCTATATTATTATATAGGATATTTTTGTTTTAAGCCGACAATATTTTTGGTTGGAGATTTCATCACCCATATATTATATAGGGAGATGTATCAAAAATTGGGGTGGAAAATTAGGATGTTGGGTCATGATTTTTAGATAATTTTAAGTTAAGTTTAGTTATACAGTATTTATGAGGAATTTATAATTTTGGCATTTTTGAAGGATTCATCCACAGATTACTGTGTCGAATTTTCAGGGTATACCATTAAAAATCTCTTATTTT is part of the Methanobacterium lacus genome and encodes:
- a CDS encoding glycosyltransferase family 10 domain-containing protein, which gives rise to MNVGFYNYYENCNKNRMFEDPSAHTVGDNLTYPFVHLFKTAQDAGINISTIDTNPLESYDKIFFFDFPKEDNIYFKQLVEVGHDNLYLFIYESEIVMPNNWDKSNYKYFKKVFTWNYEMVDDKKIFQYYFPIKVLKTNDFDVNKKNKLCAMVASNKFNYHPLELYSARLEALRWFERYHPEDFDLYGYGWEEQAKETLSTHWSTEEGIKRRNARPKEDPYISYRGSVDSKIETLKNYKFSICYENARDIPGYLTEKIFDSFFAGCIPIYWGEPNIKDFIPTETFIDKRDFDSYPELYDHIKNMSNEEYMNRISAIKEFVLSDGIYPYGEENFTRIVMNEIQSKEDQESSTSLVNQLIKIFKRT
- a CDS encoding class I SAM-dependent methyltransferase, whose product is MLKDQLRKTGMVRSLEIENQNLNSQLKNLETENEDLVKENGILVEKLKILENLENRTLSTDCVRGVSSDAGKAAVLKYILEHVKKDATILDLGFGSGIYGKILRAFDYQTIDGVDVYNKNIQEMGLDRIYDGIFVSNIVDFDFEHYDLIIFGDVLEHIELEAAKDLLSGYIKDNKCEHILVSIPYEYEQEEVYGNQYEKHLQPMANREFMEEQYPYLKLVDEAIMPHNGGTIATYIWSRN